From Elephas maximus indicus isolate mEleMax1 chromosome 1, mEleMax1 primary haplotype, whole genome shotgun sequence, a single genomic window includes:
- the IFNGR1 gene encoding interferon gamma receptor 1 isoform X2, producing the protein MSPVLYWKYGVMMPTPVFTVQVKNYGNGKWIDACMNISHHECNIFNEINDPSSPVWARVKARLGQKESAYAESKEFIMCQQGKVGPPKLDISKKENEIIVDIFHPLVIINGEEMGPMYDYEDDCYNFIYMVHVRINGSETPPQQADNCNETQCRLSIPVSSLNAEYCVSAVGVADRWDVTTEKSEEYCVTVSDNNTAYPIWIPVVSAVVFFLILIIVFVCCQIKKINPFKRKSITLPKSLLSVVKSATSETKPESKYVSLITSYQPIALENEVTSGEQLSPATISSMHTEGSPGKVEHVEEVSSEIEVVSTEENISNVVPGSPETPVRKNSLRSSSNQSEPCSVTLNLYHSRDGSDSSLVQSNSLSDSDSPPSNKTEIKAEGQDSIMPRNTTTSFGYDKPHVLVDLLVDGGGKESLIGYRLTADSKDCS; encoded by the exons ATGAGCCCTGTCCTTTATTGGAAGTATGGGGTCATGATGCCTACCCCTGTTTTCACTGTACAGGTAAAGAACTATGG GAATGGAAAATGGATTGATGCCTGTATGAATATTTCTCATCATGAGtgtaatatttttaatgaaattaatgATCCATCAAGTCCTGTTTGGGCCAGAGTTAAAGCTAGGCTTGGACAAAAAGAATCTGCCTATGCAGAGTCAAAAGAATTCATTATGTGCCAACAAG gaaaAGTTGGACCCCCTAAACTGGATATCagtaaaaaggaaaatgaaatcattgTTGACATATTTCACCCATTAGTtattataaatggagaagagatgggACCCATGTATGATTATGAAGATGATTGTTACAATTTCATATACATGGTGCATGTGAGAATTAATGGGAGTGAA ACACCACCTCAGCAGGCCGATAATTGCAACGAGACTCAGTGTAGGTTAAGTATTCCAGTGTCCTCACTGAATGCTGAGTACTGTGTTTCAGCAGTAGGCGTCGCAGATAGATGGGATGTTACAACAGAAAAGTCCGAAGAATATTGTGTTACTGTTTCAGATAACAACACAGCAT atcccaTTTGGATTCCAGTTGTTTCtgctgttgtattctttctaataCTTATCATCGTATTCGTATGCTGTCAGATTAAGAAGATAAATCCTTTTAAGAGAAAAAGCATCACATTACCCAAGTCTTTG CTCTCTGTTGTAAAAAGTGCCACTTCAGAGACAAAACCTGAATCAAAATATGTATCGTTGATCACGTCATACCAACCTATTGCCCTAGAAAATGAGGTGACCAGTGGAGAGCAGCTGTCTCCAGCAACAATTTCAAGCATGCATACAGAAGGCAGTCCAGGAAAGGTAGAGCACGTAGAAGAAGTTTCTAgtgaaatagaagtggtgagtactgaagaaaatatttctaatgTGGTCCCAGGGAGCCCCGAGACGCCAGTAAGAAAGAATTCTTTGCGTTCAAGTAGCAACCAGTCTGAACCCTGCAGTGTCACCTTAAACTTGTATCACTCCAGAGATGGTTCTGATAGTAGCCTCGTGCAGTCGAACAGCTTATCTGACTCTGACTCTCCCCCAAGTAATAAAACGGAAATAAAGGCAGAAGGACAAGACTCCATAATGCCGAGAAACACTACCACTTCGTTTGGTTACGATAAACCGCACGTGTTGGTAGACCTGCTTGTGGATGGTGGTGGTAAAGAGTCCTTGATTGGTTATAGACTTACAGCAGATTCCAAAGACTGTTCATAA
- the IFNGR1 gene encoding interferon gamma receptor 1 isoform X1, which yields MGAFVFLLLVLVVQARNGTEMDTAEPERSSVPVPANVKIESYNMSPVLYWKYGVMMPTPVFTVQVKNYGNGKWIDACMNISHHECNIFNEINDPSSPVWARVKARLGQKESAYAESKEFIMCQQGKVGPPKLDISKKENEIIVDIFHPLVIINGEEMGPMYDYEDDCYNFIYMVHVRINGSETPPQQADNCNETQCRLSIPVSSLNAEYCVSAVGVADRWDVTTEKSEEYCVTVSDNNTAYPIWIPVVSAVVFFLILIIVFVCCQIKKINPFKRKSITLPKSLLSVVKSATSETKPESKYVSLITSYQPIALENEVTSGEQLSPATISSMHTEGSPGKVEHVEEVSSEIEVVSTEENISNVVPGSPETPVRKNSLRSSSNQSEPCSVTLNLYHSRDGSDSSLVQSNSLSDSDSPPSNKTEIKAEGQDSIMPRNTTTSFGYDKPHVLVDLLVDGGGKESLIGYRLTADSKDCS from the exons ATGGGTGCCTTCGTCTTTCTTCTCCTTGTCCTCGTCGTGCAGGCCCGGAACGGGACTGAGATGGACACTGCGGAGCCAGAGCGGTCCTCGG TGCCTGTACCAGCCAATGTTAAAATTGAGTCCTATAATATGAGCCCTGTCCTTTATTGGAAGTATGGGGTCATGATGCCTACCCCTGTTTTCACTGTACAGGTAAAGAACTATGG GAATGGAAAATGGATTGATGCCTGTATGAATATTTCTCATCATGAGtgtaatatttttaatgaaattaatgATCCATCAAGTCCTGTTTGGGCCAGAGTTAAAGCTAGGCTTGGACAAAAAGAATCTGCCTATGCAGAGTCAAAAGAATTCATTATGTGCCAACAAG gaaaAGTTGGACCCCCTAAACTGGATATCagtaaaaaggaaaatgaaatcattgTTGACATATTTCACCCATTAGTtattataaatggagaagagatgggACCCATGTATGATTATGAAGATGATTGTTACAATTTCATATACATGGTGCATGTGAGAATTAATGGGAGTGAA ACACCACCTCAGCAGGCCGATAATTGCAACGAGACTCAGTGTAGGTTAAGTATTCCAGTGTCCTCACTGAATGCTGAGTACTGTGTTTCAGCAGTAGGCGTCGCAGATAGATGGGATGTTACAACAGAAAAGTCCGAAGAATATTGTGTTACTGTTTCAGATAACAACACAGCAT atcccaTTTGGATTCCAGTTGTTTCtgctgttgtattctttctaataCTTATCATCGTATTCGTATGCTGTCAGATTAAGAAGATAAATCCTTTTAAGAGAAAAAGCATCACATTACCCAAGTCTTTG CTCTCTGTTGTAAAAAGTGCCACTTCAGAGACAAAACCTGAATCAAAATATGTATCGTTGATCACGTCATACCAACCTATTGCCCTAGAAAATGAGGTGACCAGTGGAGAGCAGCTGTCTCCAGCAACAATTTCAAGCATGCATACAGAAGGCAGTCCAGGAAAGGTAGAGCACGTAGAAGAAGTTTCTAgtgaaatagaagtggtgagtactgaagaaaatatttctaatgTGGTCCCAGGGAGCCCCGAGACGCCAGTAAGAAAGAATTCTTTGCGTTCAAGTAGCAACCAGTCTGAACCCTGCAGTGTCACCTTAAACTTGTATCACTCCAGAGATGGTTCTGATAGTAGCCTCGTGCAGTCGAACAGCTTATCTGACTCTGACTCTCCCCCAAGTAATAAAACGGAAATAAAGGCAGAAGGACAAGACTCCATAATGCCGAGAAACACTACCACTTCGTTTGGTTACGATAAACCGCACGTGTTGGTAGACCTGCTTGTGGATGGTGGTGGTAAAGAGTCCTTGATTGGTTATAGACTTACAGCAGATTCCAAAGACTGTTCATAA